One Streptomyces dangxiongensis genomic window, GATGGCGCGCCAGCTCACCGACTGCACCAGCAGGCCACCGACCAGCGGGCCGGCCGCCATGGATATGCCGACCACGGCGCCCCACACGCCGATCGCACGGGCGCGTTCCCGGGCGTCGGTGAAGGTGTTGGTGATGATCGACATGGCGACCGGGTTGAGCATCGAGCCGCCCACCGCCTGGACCATGCGGAACACGATGAGGAGTTCCAGGTTCGGGGCGAGGGAGCAGAGCAGTGAGCCGATGGAGAACACGACCAGGCCGGCCATGAAGACGCGTTTGCGGCCGATCCGGTCGGCGGTGGAGCCGGCGAGCATGAGCAGGGAGGCCAGGACGAGCGTGTACGCGTCGATGGTCCACTGGAGGCCGGACGTGTCGGCGTGCAGGTCGCGCTGCATGGAGGGCAGTGCCACGTTCAGCGCGGTGTTGTCCAGGCTCACGATCAGCAGGCTCATGCAGCAGATCGCGAGCACGAGCAGACGTCGGCGATGGCTCAGCTCGGGCATGCGCTCCATCGTACGCCGATATCGATAGTGCGGTTAACTAATGAGCGATACATCGTCTTTGCCGGTGCGGTACGTCGTCCGCGCCGGCCGGTGGCCGACGGCCCCAGGCGGGCGGGTGACGCGCGCGGTGAGGGACAATGGGTGTTCGCCCTGTGCCGTACGTCCGTCCCGGAGCCCCTCGATGACCCACCCGCTGACCATCGGCCCGCACGCCGTCGTGCCGCCCGTCGTGCTCGCCCCCATGGCAGGGATCACCAACGCGCCCTTCCGTACGCTGTGCCGGGAGTTCAGCGGCGGCAAGGGCCTGTTCGTGAGTGAGATGATCACGACCCGGGCGCTGGTCGAGCGCAACGAGAAGACGATGCAGCTCATCAGGTTCGACGCGAGCGAGCGCCCCCGCTCCCTCCAGCTTTACGGCGTCGACCCGGCGACCGTCGGCAAGGCCGTCCGCATGATCGCGGAGGAGGACCTCGCCGACCACATCGACCTGAACTTCGGCTGCCCCGTCCCGAAGGTCACGCGCAAGGGCGGCGGCTCCGCCCTCCCCTTCAAGCGGAACCTGCTGCGGGCCATCCTGCGCGAGGCGGTCACCGGTGCGGGCGACCTGCCGGTGACCATGAAGATGCGCAAGGGCATCGACGACGACCACATCACCTACCTCGACGCCGGGCGCATCGCCGTCGAGGAGGGGGTCACGGCGATCGCCCTGCACGGCCGCACGGCGGCCCAGCACTACGGAGGCACCGCCGACTGGGACGCCATCGCGCGCCTGAAGGAGCACGTCCCGGAGATCCCGGTGCTCGGCAACGGCGACATCT contains:
- the dusB gene encoding tRNA dihydrouridine synthase DusB; translation: MTHPLTIGPHAVVPPVVLAPMAGITNAPFRTLCREFSGGKGLFVSEMITTRALVERNEKTMQLIRFDASERPRSLQLYGVDPATVGKAVRMIAEEDLADHIDLNFGCPVPKVTRKGGGSALPFKRNLLRAILREAVTGAGDLPVTMKMRKGIDDDHITYLDAGRIAVEEGVTAIALHGRTAAQHYGGTADWDAIARLKEHVPEIPVLGNGDIWSAEDALRMVRETGCDGVVVGRGCLGRPWLFADLVAAFEGRDDFRRPDLREVADVMVRHATLLGEWLGDEARGVIDFRKHVAWYLKGFAVGSEMRKRLAVTSSLAELRAGLDELDLGQGWPAGADGPRGRTSGNNRVVLPDGWLKDPYDCAGVSEDAELDTSGG